Proteins from a genomic interval of Streptococcus sp. D7B5:
- a CDS encoding carbohydrate ABC transporter permease has product MQPTQKKPLTAFTVISTIILLLLTVLFIFPFYWILTGAFKSQPDTIMIPPQWFPKMPTMENFQQLMVQNPAMQWMWNSVFISLVTMFLVCATSSLAGYVLAKKRFYGQRILFAVFIAAMALPKQVVLVPLVRIVNFMGIHDTLWAVILPLIGWPFGVFLMKQFSENIPTELLESAKIDGCGEIRTFWSVAFPIVKPGFAALAIFTFINTWNDYFMQLVMLTSRQNLTISLGVATMQAEMATNYGLIMAGAALAAVPIVTVFLVFQKSFTQGITMGAVKG; this is encoded by the coding sequence ATGCAACCTACACAAAAGAAACCCTTAACAGCTTTCACTGTTATTTCAACGATTATCTTGCTCTTGTTGACCGTACTGTTCATCTTTCCATTCTACTGGATCTTGACAGGGGCCTTCAAATCACAGCCTGATACCATTATGATTCCGCCACAGTGGTTCCCTAAAATGCCAACCATGGAGAACTTCCAACAACTCATGGTGCAAAACCCTGCTATGCAGTGGATGTGGAACTCTGTATTTATCTCACTGGTAACCATGTTCTTAGTCTGTGCAACCTCTTCTCTAGCAGGTTATGTCTTGGCTAAGAAACGTTTCTATGGTCAACGCATCCTCTTTGCAGTCTTTATCGCTGCCATGGCGCTTCCAAAACAAGTTGTCCTTGTACCATTGGTACGTATCGTCAACTTCATGGGAATTCACGATACTCTTTGGGCAGTTATACTGCCTTTGATCGGATGGCCATTTGGGGTCTTCCTCATGAAACAGTTCAGTGAAAACATCCCGACAGAATTGCTTGAATCAGCTAAAATCGACGGTTGTGGTGAGATTCGTACCTTCTGGAGCGTAGCCTTCCCTATCGTGAAACCAGGATTTGCAGCTCTTGCGATCTTTACCTTCATCAATACTTGGAACGACTACTTTATGCAGTTGGTTATGTTGACTTCACGTCAAAACTTGACTATCTCACTCGGGGTTGCGACCATGCAGGCCGAAATGGCAACCAACTATGGTTTGATCATGGCGGGTGCAGCTCTTGCAGCCGTACCAATCGTAACCGTCTTCCTTGTCTTCCAAAAATCCTTCACTCAGGGTATTACTATGGGAGCGGTCAAAGGTTAA
- a CDS encoding YhcH/YjgK/YiaL family protein, translating to MIFDDLKNITFYKGIHPNLDKAIDYLYQHRKDSFELGKYEIDGDNVFLVVQENVLNQAENDQFEHHKNYADLHLLVEGHEYSSYGSRIKDEAVAFDGASDIGFVHCHEKYPLLLGYHNFAIFFPGEPHQPNGYAGMEEKVRKYLFKILID from the coding sequence ATGATTTTTGACGATTTGAAAAACATCACCTTTTACAAGGGAATCCATCCCAATCTAGACAAGGCTATCGACTATCTCTACCAGCACCGTAAGGATTCTTTCGAACTCGGTAAGTATGAGATTGACGGGGACAATGTCTTTCTAGTTGTTCAGGAAAATGTCCTCAATCAAGCTGAAAATGATCAGTTTGAGCACCATAAGAACTATGCAGACTTGCACTTGCTGGTAGAAGGACATGAATATTCGAGCTACGGTTCACGTATCAAAGACGAAGCAGTAGCATTCGACGGAGCGAGCGACATTGGCTTTGTCCATTGTCATGAAAAATACCCACTCTTGTTGGGCTATCACAATTTTGCGATTTTCTTCCCAGGAGAACCGCATCAGCCAAATGGCTATGCAGGTATGGAAGAGAAGGTTCGCAAATATCTCTTTAAAATTTTGATTGATTAA
- a CDS encoding ROK family protein, whose translation MTHYVAIDIGGTNIKYGLIDQEGQLVESHEMPTEAHKGGPHILQKTKDIVASYLEKGPVAGVAISSAGMVDPDKGEIFYAGPQIPNYAGTQFKKEIETSFAIPCEIENDVNCAGLAEAVSGSGKGASVTLCLTIGTGIGGCLIMDGKVFHGFSNSACEVGYMHMQDGAFQDLASTTALVEYVATAHGDPVDQWNGRRIFKEATEGNKICMAGIDRMVDYLGKGLANICYVANPEVLILGGGIMGQEAILKPKIRTALKAALVPSLAEKTRLEFAHHQNTAGMLGAYYHFKTKQS comes from the coding sequence ATGACACACTACGTTGCAATTGATATCGGTGGAACCAACATCAAATATGGTTTGATTGACCAAGAAGGCCAACTTGTTGAATCGCATGAAATGCCAACCGAGGCGCATAAGGGTGGACCTCATATCTTACAAAAGACAAAAGATATCGTAGCCAGCTATTTAGAAAAAGGCCCAGTAGCAGGTGTTGCCATTTCTTCTGCAGGAATGGTGGATCCAGATAAGGGTGAGATTTTCTATGCTGGTCCTCAGATTCCCAACTATGCAGGAACCCAGTTCAAGAAGGAAATCGAGACGAGTTTTGCGATTCCTTGTGAGATTGAAAATGATGTCAACTGTGCAGGTCTGGCTGAGGCAGTATCTGGTTCAGGCAAGGGAGCGAGTGTCACACTTTGCTTGACCATTGGAACAGGTATCGGTGGTTGCTTGATTATGGATGGGAAGGTTTTCCATGGATTTAGCAATTCGGCCTGCGAAGTCGGTTACATGCACATGCAGGATGGAGCTTTTCAGGATCTTGCTTCTACGACAGCCTTGGTAGAATATGTAGCAACAGCTCATGGCGATCCAGTTGATCAGTGGAATGGCCGACGCATTTTCAAGGAAGCTACTGAAGGAAACAAGATTTGTATGGCTGGTATTGACCGCATGGTAGACTATTTAGGAAAAGGTCTGGCAAATATTTGCTACGTTGCCAATCCAGAAGTGCTCATTCTCGGTGGCGGGATCATGGGGCAAGAGGCTATCCTCAAACCGAAGATCCGCACAGCCTTGAAGGCGGCCTTGGTGCCAAGCCTAGCTGAAAAAACACGATTGGAATTTGCCCATCACCAAAACACAGCAGGAATGTTGGGAGCCTATTATCATTTCAAAACAAAACAATCCTAG
- a CDS encoding class I SAM-dependent methyltransferase gives MSNYIKLNEDRWNNVKNAYTEPLTHEELEEARKVPISVALTIGKKVPKEWFEKANGKKILGLACGGGQQGPVFALKGYDVTIMDFSKSQLERDELVAKREGLKINTVQSDMTKPFPFENETFDIVFNPVSNVYIEDLDNMYKEASRVLKKGGLLMVGFMNPWIYMYDADTVWDKPDEELLLKFSLPFNSRELEEEGKIIINSEYGYEFSHTLESQIRGQLKNGLAMIDFYESCDKRNRLSRYGNDYIATLCIKL, from the coding sequence ATGAGTAATTATATAAAATTAAATGAAGATAGATGGAATAATGTAAAAAATGCCTATACTGAGCCATTGACACATGAAGAATTGGAAGAAGCTAGAAAAGTCCCGATTTCAGTTGCATTAACGATTGGGAAAAAAGTTCCCAAAGAATGGTTTGAAAAAGCCAACGGGAAAAAGATATTAGGCTTAGCTTGTGGTGGTGGACAGCAAGGACCAGTTTTTGCTCTAAAAGGTTATGATGTCACCATTATGGATTTTTCGAAATCACAATTAGAAAGAGATGAGTTGGTTGCTAAAAGAGAAGGTTTAAAAATCAATACTGTTCAAAGCGATATGACAAAACCATTTCCATTTGAAAATGAAACTTTTGATATTGTTTTTAATCCGGTTTCAAATGTATACATAGAAGATTTAGATAACATGTATAAAGAAGCCTCTCGCGTATTGAAAAAGGGCGGTTTGTTAATGGTTGGATTTATGAATCCTTGGATTTACATGTATGATGCTGACACTGTATGGGATAAACCCGATGAGGAATTACTGTTAAAGTTTTCACTCCCTTTTAATTCAAGAGAGCTTGAAGAGGAAGGCAAAATCATCATCAATTCAGAATATGGATATGAATTTAGCCATACCTTAGAAAGTCAGATTAGAGGACAACTGAAAAATGGTCTCGCTATGATAGATTTTTATGAATCATGTGATAA
- a CDS encoding dihydrodipicolinate synthase family protein has translation MSDLKKYEGVIPAFYACYDDQGEVSPERTRDLVQYFIDKGVQGLYVNGSSGECIYQSVADRKLILEEVMAVAKGKLTIIAHVACNNTKDSMELARHAESLGVDAIATIPPIYFRLPEYSVAKYWNDISAAAPNTDYVIYNIPQLAGVALTPSLYTEMLKNPRVIGVKNSSMPVQDIQTFVSLGGEDHIVFNGPDEQFLGGRLMGAKAGIGGTYGAMPELFLKLNELIAEKDLETARELQYAINAIIGKLTSAHGNMYGVIKEVLKINEGLNIGSVRSPLTPVTEEDRPVVEAAAALIRETKERFL, from the coding sequence ATGTCAGATTTGAAAAAATACGAAGGTGTCATTCCAGCCTTCTACGCATGTTATGATGATCAAGGAGAAGTCAGTCCAGAGCGTACGCGCGACTTGGTCCAATACTTCATTGATAAGGGAGTTCAAGGTCTCTATGTCAACGGTTCTTCTGGTGAATGTATCTACCAAAGTGTGGCAGACCGCAAGTTGATTTTGGAAGAAGTCATGGCAGTTGCCAAAGGAAAATTGACTATCATTGCTCACGTTGCTTGCAATAATACAAAGGATAGTATGGAACTTGCTCGCCACGCAGAAAGCTTGGGAGTAGATGCCATTGCAACGATTCCGCCGATTTACTTCCGCTTGCCAGAATACTCAGTTGCCAAATACTGGAACGATATCAGTGCTGCAGCTCCAAACACAGACTACGTGATTTACAATATTCCTCAATTGGCAGGTGTTGCTTTGACTCCAAGCCTTTACACTGAAATGTTGAAGAATCCTCGTGTTATCGGTGTTAAGAACTCTTCTATGCCAGTTCAAGATATCCAAACCTTTGTCAGCCTTGGTGGAGAAGACCACATCGTATTCAATGGTCCAGATGAACAGTTCCTAGGTGGACGCCTCATGGGTGCCAAAGCTGGTATTGGTGGTACTTACGGTGCGATGCCAGAACTCTTCTTGAAACTCAATGAGTTGATTGCTGAGAAAGACTTGGAAACAGCGCGTGAATTGCAATACGCTATCAATGCAATCATTGGCAAGCTCACTTCTGCACATGGAAATATGTACGGTGTGATCAAAGAAGTCTTGAAGATCAATGAAGGACTTAACATTGGATCAGTTCGTTCACCATTGACGCCAGTGACTGAAGAAGATCGACCAGTTGTAGAAGCAGCTGCAGCCTTGATTCGTGAAACCAAGGAGCGCTTCCTCTAA
- a CDS encoding DUF624 domain-containing protein: MAQKGVSLIKAAFDTDNFLMRFSEKVLDIVTVNLLFVVSCLPIVTIGVAKISLYETMFEIKRSRRVPVFRTYLRAFKQNLKLGLQLGLLELGIVSLSLLDLYLFWGQTALPFQIVKAICLGILIFLTLVMLASYPIAARYDLSWKEVLQKGLILASFNFPWFFLMLATLFLIVMVLYLSAFTLLLGGSAFILFGFGLLVFLQAGLMEKIFAKYQ; encoded by the coding sequence ATGGCACAAAAAGGAGTAAGCCTTATCAAGGCGGCATTTGATACAGATAATTTTCTCATGCGTTTCAGTGAGAAGGTCTTGGATATTGTGACAGTCAATCTTCTTTTTGTCGTCTCTTGTTTGCCCATCGTGACGATTGGAGTGGCGAAAATCAGCCTTTATGAGACCATGTTTGAGATTAAGAGAAGCAGACGGGTACCAGTCTTTAGAACTTATCTAAGAGCTTTCAAGCAAAATCTGAAACTGGGGCTTCAGTTAGGTCTGTTAGAGTTGGGCATTGTGTCATTAAGCCTTCTAGACCTCTATCTCTTCTGGGGTCAGACAGCTTTGCCTTTCCAGATTGTGAAAGCTATTTGTTTGGGGATTCTCATCTTCCTCACTCTGGTGATGCTGGCTAGTTATCCCATTGCTGCGCGCTATGATTTGTCTTGGAAAGAAGTGTTGCAAAAAGGGCTTATCCTAGCAAGTTTTAACTTTCCATGGTTCTTCCTCATGTTAGCCACTCTCTTTCTCATTGTGATGGTTCTTTATCTATCCGCCTTCACTCTCCTTTTGGGTGGGTCAGCCTTTATCCTCTTTGGTTTTGGTTTGCTAGTCTTTCTCCAAGCAGGTTTGATGGAGAAAATCTTCGCCAAATACCAGTAG